The nucleotide window ACACCTATGACTCCTTCTCTGCCGACTGGGGTCCCGGTCCCGCCATTAAAAAAGCCTTTGAAGCCAACTGCGGCTGCGAACTGAAATATGTTGCGCTGGAGGATGGCGTGTCGCTGCTGAACCGTCTGCGGATGGAAGGCAAAAACAGTAAAGCGGATGTGGTGCTGGGCCTGGATAACAATCTGCTGGATGCCGCTGAGAAAACGGGTCTGTTTGCACAAAGCCAGGTGGATACCAGCCAGACAACGCTGCCTGGCGGCTGGCATGATAAAACCTTTGTGCCCTATGACTATGGCTGGTTCGCCTTCGTCTATGACAAAACCAAGCTGCAAAATCCGCCCAAAAGCCTGAAGGAGCTGGTCGAGACCGATCGCCCGCTCAAGGTGATTTACGAAGATCCCCGCACCAGTACGCCAGGGCTGGGGCTGCTGCTGTGGATGCAGAAAGTCTTTGGCGACCAGACGCCGGAAGCCTGGCAGAAGCTGGCGAAGAAAACGGTCACCGTGACCAAAGGGTGGAGCGAAGCCTACGGCCTGTTCCTTAAAGGGGAAGGTGATATGGTGCTGAGCTACACCACCTCTCCCGCTTACCATCTGATCGAAGAGAAAAA belongs to Erwinia pyri and includes:
- the thiB gene encoding thiamine ABC transporter substrate binding subunit; amino-acid sequence: MLKKVLPLLLLSAPVFAAKPVLTVYTYDSFSADWGPGPAIKKAFEANCGCELKYVALEDGVSLLNRLRMEGKNSKADVVLGLDNNLLDAAEKTGLFAQSQVDTSQTTLPGGWHDKTFVPYDYGWFAFVYDKTKLQNPPKSLKELVETDRPLKVIYEDPRTSTPGLGLLLWMQKVFGDQTPEAWQKLAKKTVTVTKGWSEAYGLFLKGEGDMVLSYTTSPAYHLIEEKKEQYAAANFSEGHYLQVEVAGKLKASKQPELAQKFMKFMLEKPFQQSIPTGNWMYPVVKSTLPVGFDTLTVPATSLQYTPQEVASQRSQWINAWQRAVSR